Proteins from a single region of Crassaminicella profunda:
- the folE gene encoding GTP cyclohydrolase I FolE: MDKPKIEKAVRDILEAIGEDPDREGLQDTPRRIAKMYEEIFSGLTEDPKKHLEIFFQEEHHEELVLVKDIPFYSVCEHHLVPFFGKAHVGYLPKNGKLTGLSKLARVVETVAKRPQLQERLTTSIAEALVEKLEPYGVIVVVEAEHMCMTMRGVKKPGSKTITSAVRGHFKKDAKARAEAMALIKF; encoded by the coding sequence ATGGACAAGCCAAAAATAGAGAAAGCTGTAAGAGATATATTAGAAGCTATCGGCGAGGACCCAGATAGAGAAGGCTTACAAGATACACCTAGAAGAATCGCAAAAATGTACGAAGAAATTTTTTCGGGACTTACAGAAGACCCTAAAAAACACTTAGAAATATTTTTTCAAGAAGAACACCATGAAGAATTAGTTTTAGTAAAGGACATTCCTTTTTACTCTGTATGTGAACATCACTTAGTCCCATTCTTCGGAAAAGCTCACGTAGGCTATCTTCCTAAGAATGGGAAACTTACGGGCCTTAGTAAACTTGCAAGGGTTGTAGAAACCGTTGCCAAAAGACCTCAACTTCAAGAAAGACTCACAACTTCCATTGCAGAAGCATTAGTCGAAAAGCTAGAACCTTATGGGGTAATCGTAGTCGTTGAAGCAGAGCACATGTGCATGACCATGAGAGGTGTCAAAAAGCCTGGGTCTAAAACCATTACATCTGCTGTAAGAGGGCACTTTAAGAAGGATGCAAAAGCTAGAGCTGAAGCTATGGCACTTATTAAATTTTAA
- a CDS encoding aspartyl-phosphate phosphatase Spo0E family protein, with protein sequence MRKAIESKIRYLRKDMQNLIEQKDNLLDPEVIRISQELDVVLNQYNIYLINKGFKGV encoded by the coding sequence ATGCGTAAAGCAATTGAATCAAAAATAAGATATTTGAGAAAAGATATGCAAAATCTCATTGAACAAAAGGACAATCTCTTAGATCCAGAAGTCATAAGGATTAGTCAAGAATTAGATGTTGTGTTAAACCAGTACAATATTTATTTAATTAATAAAGGATTTAAGGGGGTTTAA
- a CDS encoding anthranilate synthase component II, whose translation MILMIDNYDSFTYNLVQYLECLKEEVLVYRNDAITLEKIKNLSPTMIVLSPGPCTPNESGICKSVVNTFKGKIPILGICLGHQTIGQVFGGKIIKAKEPVHGKVHPIKHMNKGVFHNLPNPLKVTRYHSLIIEKETLPDCLEITALTNAGEIMGIKHKNYLIEGVQFHPEAILTEKGMEILENFLIEVKKSRCHYVD comes from the coding sequence TTGATATTGATGATTGATAATTACGATTCCTTTACTTATAATCTTGTACAATATTTAGAATGCTTAAAGGAAGAAGTACTTGTATATAGAAACGATGCCATCACCTTAGAAAAAATCAAAAACTTAAGTCCAACAATGATTGTTTTATCTCCAGGTCCATGTACACCCAATGAATCAGGCATCTGTAAAAGCGTGGTGAATACTTTCAAAGGAAAAATCCCTATCCTAGGCATATGCCTAGGACATCAAACCATTGGTCAAGTCTTTGGAGGAAAAATCATCAAAGCAAAGGAACCTGTCCACGGAAAGGTTCATCCTATAAAGCACATGAATAAAGGAGTATTTCATAACCTTCCCAATCCTTTAAAAGTAACGAGATATCATTCTCTCATCATAGAAAAAGAAACCCTTCCAGATTGTTTGGAGATTACAGCTTTAACTAATGCTGGAGAAATTATGGGTATTAAACACAAAAATTATCTCATAGAAGGGGTTCAATTTCATCCAGAAGCTATCTTAACAGAAAAGGGAATGGAAATTTTAGAAAACTTTTTAATAGAAGTGAAAAAAAGTAGGTGTCATTATGTTGATTAG
- the folK gene encoding 2-amino-4-hydroxy-6-hydroxymethyldihydropteridine diphosphokinase: MNKAYLGIGSNMGNKKENIQKSIELLKKHADIEVSQISSFYETAPVGYTHQDWFLNIVVEIATNLDPYALLSYCQDIEKTLKRKRIIRWGPRTIDVDILLYENFTSTDEKLIIPHPRMHERAFVMIPLYEINKDLILNHIKIKDIIDKLKGEEVRKVSHE; this comes from the coding sequence ATGAATAAAGCATATCTTGGTATTGGCAGTAACATGGGCAATAAAAAAGAAAATATCCAAAAATCCATAGAATTGTTAAAAAAACATGCAGATATTGAAGTTTCCCAAATCTCCTCCTTCTATGAAACCGCACCAGTAGGCTATACCCATCAAGATTGGTTTTTAAATATCGTTGTTGAAATTGCTACAAATTTAGATCCCTATGCGCTATTGTCCTATTGTCAAGATATTGAAAAAACATTAAAAAGAAAAAGAATTATTCGGTGGGGTCCAAGAACAATTGATGTAGACATATTGCTTTATGAAAATTTTACATCCACTGATGAAAAGTTAATCATTCCTCACCCTAGAATGCACGAGAGAGCCTTTGTCATGATTCCTCTTTATGAAATTAACAAGGATCTTATCTTAAATCATATAAAAATAAAAGATATAATAGATAAACTTAAAGGAGAAGAAGTTAGGAAGGTTAGTCATGAATAA
- the folB gene encoding dihydroneopterin aldolase: MDKIIMKNLSFYAYHGAMDEENILGQKFFIDIDLYVDLKKAGLTDDVKDTVHYGEAYSLIKDIVTNKKFNLIEALAENIANEILNTFPLVKEINIAVKKPEAPVPGLFDYFGVEIRRKRNE, translated from the coding sequence ATGGATAAAATAATCATGAAAAACTTAAGCTTTTACGCTTATCACGGTGCTATGGATGAAGAAAATATCTTGGGTCAGAAATTCTTTATAGATATAGATTTATATGTAGATTTAAAAAAAGCAGGACTAACAGATGATGTAAAAGATACAGTACATTACGGAGAAGCTTATAGCCTTATAAAAGACATTGTAACCAATAAAAAATTCAATCTCATTGAAGCATTAGCAGAAAATATAGCAAATGAAATACTAAATACATTCCCATTAGTAAAAGAAATCAATATAGCTGTCAAAAAGCCGGAAGCACCTGTACCAGGCCTATTTGACTATTTTGGAGTAGAGATAAGGAGAAAGCGAAATGAATAA
- a CDS encoding aminotransferase class IV, protein MYISYNGNLLASKEAFIPPNEGFQYGYGLFETLKVHTGKVYFIDEHLKRLNSSCKELNIGLHYDLKLIKKYIEDLMISNHIVSGVVKIIYAKNKDSYDLLITTRQNMYNKERYEKGFMVSFATTRKNQYAKLTYIKSNNYLENILAKQEALQNGYDEAIFLNVDGILSEGTCTNIFFVKEKTIYTPSISCGILPGIMRKKVIDLINILGLPLKIGTFQKEDLFHANEIFLTNSLMDIMPVSKLNNKIFNLDQCPITTLLIEKFHDYHYTAL, encoded by the coding sequence ATGTATATTTCATATAACGGAAATTTATTAGCATCAAAAGAAGCTTTTATCCCTCCAAACGAAGGATTCCAATATGGCTATGGTCTTTTCGAAACATTAAAAGTTCATACTGGAAAAGTTTACTTTATAGATGAACATCTTAAAAGATTAAATTCTAGTTGCAAGGAATTAAACATTGGGCTACACTATGATTTAAAGTTAATAAAAAAATATATAGAGGATTTAATGATCTCTAATCATATCGTTTCTGGTGTAGTAAAAATTATTTATGCAAAAAATAAAGATAGTTATGATTTATTGATTACTACTCGACAAAACATGTACAATAAAGAAAGATATGAAAAAGGCTTTATGGTTTCCTTTGCAACTACAAGAAAAAATCAATACGCCAAACTAACTTATATAAAATCCAATAATTATTTAGAAAATATATTAGCAAAGCAAGAAGCACTACAAAATGGCTATGATGAAGCAATATTTTTAAATGTAGATGGAATTTTAAGTGAAGGTACCTGTACAAATATATTCTTTGTAAAGGAAAAAACAATCTATACGCCATCTATCTCCTGTGGTATTTTACCAGGAATTATGAGAAAAAAAGTAATTGATTTAATCAATATATTAGGTTTACCCTTAAAAATAGGTACGTTCCAAAAAGAAGATTTATTTCATGCAAATGAAATTTTTTTAACAAATTCTTTAATGGATATTATGCCTGTATCAAAATTAAATAATAAAATATTTAATCTAGATCAATGTCCTATTACAACGTTATTAATAGAAAAGTTTCATGATTACCATTATACTGCTTTATAA
- a CDS encoding HD domain-containing protein: MERVNKILKNQKYVDYLNRNVKAEKNRIFCHHDLRHYLDVARVAYILALEKNISIKKDVIYAAALLHDIGRWKEYLEGVDHAAASATLAKDILESSGFDNDEQAIIKEAIKNHRKYDAKNPPLDKILYRSDKLSRPCMECTVVAKCKRFGVGESPKLFY; the protein is encoded by the coding sequence ATGGAAAGAGTAAATAAAATCCTTAAAAATCAAAAATATGTAGATTACTTAAACCGAAATGTCAAAGCTGAAAAAAATCGAATTTTTTGTCATCATGATCTTCGTCACTACCTGGATGTGGCTAGAGTTGCTTATATATTAGCTTTAGAAAAAAATATTTCTATAAAAAAAGATGTGATCTATGCTGCTGCCCTTCTTCATGACATTGGAAGATGGAAAGAATATTTAGAAGGCGTTGATCATGCTGCAGCCAGTGCAACCCTTGCAAAAGACATATTAGAAAGTAGTGGCTTTGACAATGATGAACAGGCTATCATAAAAGAAGCTATTAAAAATCATCGGAAATATGATGCTAAAAACCCTCCTTTGGATAAAATACTCTATAGGAGTGATAAGCTATCTCGTCCTTGTATGGAATGTACTGTAGTAGCAAAGTGTAAAAGATTTGGTGTAGGAGAAAGTCCTAAGCTTTTTTACTAA
- the folP gene encoding dihydropteroate synthase — MLYDFSRKINIKAKEYTLALGSKTYIMGILNVTPDSFSDGGKFTNVEKAVFHAKEMIHDGADIIDIGGESTRPGHQEVSPEEELNRVLPVIEKLVKEIKVPLSVDTTKSAVAEKVLQAGAHMINDVWGLQRDPHLAKIIAKYHVPVVIMHNQVGTEYDEDIMESIKIFLNKSIGIALAAGIKKENIILDPGIGFGKTPEQNIHVMSRLHELNHLGYPILLGTSRKSMIGKILDLPATERVEGTVATSVMGVMHGMDILRVHDVKENIRAVKVADAIVRGTTPWIK, encoded by the coding sequence ATGCTTTATGATTTTTCAAGAAAAATTAACATAAAAGCTAAAGAATATACATTAGCTTTAGGAAGCAAAACTTATATCATGGGAATTTTGAACGTAACGCCTGATTCCTTTTCTGATGGTGGAAAATTTACAAACGTAGAAAAGGCAGTATTTCATGCAAAGGAAATGATTCATGATGGAGCAGACATTATTGATATCGGGGGAGAATCTACAAGACCAGGTCACCAAGAAGTATCCCCTGAAGAAGAACTCAATCGAGTGCTTCCTGTAATAGAAAAATTAGTAAAAGAAATAAAGGTTCCACTCTCTGTAGATACTACAAAATCAGCTGTAGCTGAAAAAGTTCTACAAGCAGGTGCCCATATGATCAATGATGTTTGGGGACTTCAAAGAGATCCCCATCTAGCAAAAATCATTGCAAAATATCATGTTCCTGTTGTCATCATGCATAACCAAGTTGGTACAGAATATGATGAAGATATTATGGAAAGCATAAAGATATTCCTGAATAAATCTATTGGCATTGCACTTGCTGCAGGGATAAAAAAAGAAAATATCATCCTAGATCCAGGTATTGGATTTGGAAAAACACCAGAGCAAAACATTCATGTCATGTCAAGGCTCCATGAATTAAACCATCTTGGATACCCTATCCTTCTTGGTACTTCTAGAAAATCTATGATTGGAAAAATACTTGATCTACCAGCAACCGAAAGAGTTGAAGGTACTGTTGCTACATCTGTTATGGGTGTTATGCATGGAATGGATATTTTAAGGGTTCATGACGTCAAAGAAAATATTCGAGCTGTAAAAGTTGCAGATGCTATTGTAAGAGGTACTACACCATGGATAAAATAA
- a CDS encoding MATE family efflux transporter yields the protein MNILKKNKVLILSILTMALPAVIEMGLNTLVNIADTLMISRIIGKEGLSAAGFCNEMIFSIIFIFSSFNTGATAMISRRFGEKNYEGLNRVLGQNLSLNLGLGLIITILSITFKKQLFTIYNVSPTVLNMSLTYFHTISYGILFMFISFSAAASLRGIGDTKTPMVITAITNILNIVGNYILMTGFWIFPNLGIKGAALSTTLSRFIGMIMFLYILLKGKGKMKLIYSNFKVTKEILNPLWKISYPGAIEQFSMNISFIACGVIISQLDTASEAAFRILLSIERLSFMPAVGISIAAAALVGKALGEKNVKKALHTGYTVSGLGVLWGVFMGFIFICFPKFLLGIFTNESAIINISILAMWVAGANQPFLNFMIVMSGALRGAGDTKAVMTISALRSWLVYVPLSYVFTIPLKIGVAGMWLGEIISFFIFASILFNRFRKQKWAEIDF from the coding sequence ATGAACATTTTAAAGAAAAATAAAGTTTTAATTCTATCTATTTTAACTATGGCTTTACCTGCTGTCATAGAAATGGGTCTAAACACCCTAGTAAATATTGCGGATACTCTTATGATCAGTAGAATCATCGGAAAAGAGGGATTATCTGCAGCAGGTTTTTGCAATGAAATGATTTTTTCAATCATTTTTATTTTTTCATCCTTCAATACAGGTGCCACTGCTATGATTTCTAGACGTTTTGGAGAAAAAAATTATGAAGGGTTGAATCGAGTACTAGGGCAGAATCTATCCTTAAACTTAGGTCTAGGTTTAATCATTACGATTCTTTCTATAACCTTTAAAAAACAATTGTTTACTATTTACAATGTATCCCCTACCGTTTTAAATATGTCACTGACCTATTTTCATACTATTTCTTACGGTATATTATTCATGTTTATTTCTTTCTCTGCTGCAGCCAGTTTAAGAGGCATAGGAGATACAAAAACACCCATGGTCATTACAGCAATCACTAATATTTTAAATATTGTTGGTAATTATATTTTGATGACAGGGTTTTGGATATTTCCAAATCTAGGGATAAAAGGAGCAGCTCTTTCTACCACCCTTTCAAGATTTATAGGAATGATTATGTTTCTATATATTCTTTTAAAAGGAAAAGGTAAAATGAAGCTTATTTATTCTAACTTTAAAGTTACAAAAGAAATCTTAAATCCTCTTTGGAAAATAAGCTACCCTGGTGCTATCGAACAATTTTCAATGAATATTTCATTTATAGCCTGTGGAGTGATCATCTCTCAATTAGATACAGCTTCAGAAGCTGCATTTCGAATACTCCTTAGCATTGAAAGACTTTCTTTTATGCCTGCTGTTGGTATATCTATTGCTGCAGCTGCATTAGTAGGAAAGGCTCTTGGAGAAAAGAATGTGAAAAAAGCTCTACATACGGGATATACCGTTTCTGGCTTAGGCGTATTGTGGGGTGTATTTATGGGGTTCATTTTTATATGCTTTCCAAAATTCCTATTAGGCATATTCACAAATGAATCAGCCATTATTAACATCTCCATACTTGCTATGTGGGTTGCAGGAGCTAATCAGCCTTTTTTAAACTTTATGATTGTTATGTCTGGTGCCCTAAGAGGTGCTGGTGATACAAAAGCTGTAATGACTATCAGTGCTCTAAGGTCATGGCTTGTTTACGTCCCCCTTTCATATGTTTTTACCATTCCCCTAAAGATAGGAGTTGCAGGTATGTGGCTCGGAGAAATCATCTCCTTTTTCATATTTGCTTCAATCCTATTTAATCGCTTTCGAAAACAAAAATGGGCAGAAATTGATTTCTAA
- the pabB gene encoding aminodeoxychorismate synthase component I yields the protein MLIRKIECSYNSFELYTLFKDRLYSFFLDSGMDHEKLGKYSFIGFDPFLLFRSKNEKITITKNNQTKTYTGNPFEKLKELLSLYKIDYKTNLPFIGGAVGYLGYDLCHHIEKLPRKALDDVNIPDCFLCFYDGIIIINHETNEVFIAALGIKDAEEKIILEIENIIKNKSLPIIETTKEKTTLSLQSNFKKEDYLKAINKIKDYIHAGDIYQANMTQRFECPIKEHPLSIYKRLRTINPAPFASFLDYGDFHIVSSSPERFIKVTGNRIETRPIKGTSPRGKNFEEDKKNKQDLLSSEKDKAELLMIVDLERNDLGKISKTGTVKVTELFHLETYPTVYHLVSTVIGELKDDYDIIDIIKGTFPGGSITGAPKIRAMEIIDELEPTQRNIYTGSMGYIGFNGDTDLNIVIRTIVCKNDKAYFQAGGGIVWDSNANLEYEETLHKAKALIKALEG from the coding sequence ATGTTGATTAGAAAAATAGAATGTTCATACAATAGCTTTGAGTTGTATACCCTTTTTAAAGACAGGCTTTACAGCTTCTTTTTAGACAGCGGAATGGATCATGAGAAATTAGGAAAATATTCTTTTATTGGCTTTGATCCTTTTCTACTATTTAGAAGTAAAAATGAAAAAATCACTATTACAAAAAATAATCAAACAAAAACCTACACAGGCAATCCTTTTGAAAAACTTAAAGAACTTCTATCCCTCTATAAAATAGATTACAAAACAAATCTTCCTTTTATAGGAGGTGCTGTAGGATATTTGGGGTATGATTTGTGTCATCATATAGAAAAACTTCCTAGAAAAGCCTTGGATGATGTAAACATTCCAGATTGTTTTTTGTGCTTTTATGATGGTATCATCATCATTAATCACGAAACAAATGAAGTATTCATTGCTGCTTTAGGTATAAAGGATGCAGAAGAAAAAATTATCTTAGAGATTGAAAATATTATCAAGAACAAATCCTTACCAATAATAGAAACTACTAAGGAAAAAACAACGTTATCCTTACAATCTAATTTTAAAAAAGAAGATTATTTAAAAGCCATCAATAAAATCAAAGATTATATTCATGCAGGAGATATCTATCAAGCTAATATGACTCAAAGATTTGAGTGCCCCATAAAAGAACATCCCCTTTCTATCTATAAGCGACTTAGAACCATTAATCCTGCACCCTTTGCAAGTTTTTTAGATTATGGGGATTTTCATATTGTAAGTAGCTCTCCTGAAAGATTTATAAAAGTAACAGGCAATAGGATAGAAACAAGACCTATCAAAGGAACTAGTCCAAGAGGAAAAAACTTTGAAGAAGACAAAAAAAATAAACAAGATCTTTTATCCAGTGAAAAAGACAAAGCTGAACTTTTAATGATTGTAGATTTAGAGAGAAATGATTTGGGCAAAATTTCAAAGACTGGTACTGTAAAAGTAACAGAATTATTTCATTTAGAAACCTACCCCACAGTATATCATCTTGTTTCTACTGTAATCGGAGAATTAAAAGACGATTATGACATAATAGATATCATCAAAGGAACTTTTCCTGGTGGCTCTATCACAGGAGCTCCTAAAATAAGAGCTATGGAAATTATTGATGAACTAGAGCCTACACAAAGAAATATTTATACAGGCTCTATGGGCTACATTGGATTTAATGGAGATACAGATTTAAACATCGTCATAAGAACTATAGTTTGTAAAAATGATAAAGCCTATTTCCAAGCAGGAGGAGGCATCGTTTGGGACTCAAATGCAAATTTAGAATATGAAGAAACCCTTCATAAAGCAAAAGCACTTATAAAGGCTTTAGAAGGTTAA
- a CDS encoding THUMP domain-containing class I SAM-dependent RNA methyltransferase — translation MAKIELIATATFGLEEMVKLEVKKLGYEKMTVENGKVTFIADEKAIPRANLWLRTADRVLLKMGEFKAMTFEELFQKTKALPWEEWIPENGKFPVNGKSIKSQLFSVSDCQAIVKKAIVERLKEVYGIEWFKEDGAEFPVEVALLKDTATLTIDTSGAGLHKRGYRAKANEAPLKETLAAAMVLISRWREDRVLIDPFCGSGTIPIEAAMIGKNIAPGLQRKFISEGWERIPKSEWKSARVEAMKAIRQDVDIRIIGSDVDEKAIEIAKDNAYEAGVDDCIIFSRQEMGQIRSNGKYGYIICNPPYGERLGEKKEVQRLYTRMGKVFGRFDTWSKYVITSDEEFEKLYGKTASKKRKLYNGRIKVDYYQFFGPKPPKSMLGNNRK, via the coding sequence ATGGCAAAAATTGAATTGATTGCAACAGCCACCTTTGGATTAGAGGAAATGGTAAAGCTTGAAGTGAAAAAATTAGGATATGAAAAAATGACCGTTGAAAATGGAAAAGTTACTTTTATAGCTGATGAAAAAGCTATTCCTAGAGCTAATTTATGGCTAAGAACTGCAGATCGAGTACTCCTTAAAATGGGAGAATTTAAAGCAATGACTTTTGAGGAATTATTCCAGAAGACAAAGGCTTTGCCTTGGGAAGAGTGGATTCCTGAGAATGGAAAGTTCCCTGTTAATGGAAAATCTATCAAATCACAGCTTTTCAGTGTTTCTGATTGTCAGGCAATCGTAAAAAAAGCTATTGTTGAAAGACTAAAAGAAGTTTATGGAATAGAATGGTTTAAAGAAGATGGGGCGGAGTTTCCAGTGGAGGTAGCACTTCTTAAGGATACTGCTACACTTACTATAGATACTAGTGGTGCAGGACTACATAAAAGAGGTTATCGTGCTAAGGCAAATGAAGCACCTCTTAAAGAAACATTAGCAGCAGCTATGGTTTTAATCAGTAGATGGAGAGAAGATCGAGTATTGATTGATCCGTTTTGTGGATCTGGTACTATTCCAATAGAGGCGGCTATGATTGGAAAAAATATTGCACCAGGTCTTCAGAGAAAATTCATCTCAGAAGGGTGGGAAAGAATCCCTAAATCAGAATGGAAAAGTGCTAGAGTAGAAGCTATGAAGGCAATTAGACAAGATGTAGATATAAGGATTATTGGTTCTGATGTAGATGAAAAAGCCATTGAGATTGCGAAAGATAATGCTTATGAAGCAGGGGTAGATGATTGTATTATCTTCTCACGCCAAGAGATGGGACAGATAAGATCAAATGGGAAATATGGATATATCATATGTAATCCCCCTTATGGAGAAAGATTAGGAGAGAAAAAAGAAGTACAAAGACTCTATACAAGAATGGGAAAAGTATTTGGTAGGTTTGATACTTGGTCTAAATATGTTATTACTTCTGATGAAGAATTTGAAAAATTATATGGAAAAACTGCAAGTAAAAAAAGAAAATTATATAATGGAAGAATTAAAGTGGATTACTATCAATTCTTTGGACCAAAGCCTCCAAAGAGTATGTTAGGGAATAATAGAAAATAA
- a CDS encoding sigma 54-interacting transcriptional regulator, with translation MKSSHMTKALIAGINMEEWFMQSEILKMLEKKMIFFVLYKDQFVYMNAFFEKRLGYTKEELIHRRFEDFVDEDFKDIFKEHRNNGEFHPTKIYKKSGEEIWLDASVKRVKVKEKEMMMVVACEITEFVEMKEKLKIKEEKYYDILNTQTELIVRTTMDHIYVFVNDGYCDYFGIQRENLIGKKKFSHIFKKDYKKIEEALGLATIENPFINVEARGIRRDGTLAWIEWTGCVFYNELGQAVEYQGVGRDITEKKKAEEQLKKLQNELEIEIEKRTSQLNKVNKELTLINSYMNSILMHMSEGVVVVDELGNIKKLNWVLDKKWNPCIKEIKEYLKMIILEGKNNDIYQMLKEKKSFYGSELTIPTAKGNLQFFISGDPIDNFEDHVNRGVIVFRPIQQIHELVNRFSGAQARFKFCDIITQDKKMLQTVELAARAALGEGSILIQGESGTGKELFAQAIHNHSRRVSGPFVAVNCGAIPRDLIGSELFGYEEGAFTGAKRGGKPGKFELAKGGTLFLDEIGDMPFEQQVALLRVIQEKKIMRIGGEQEIPIDVRIICATNKNLLEAIKDGRFRKDLYYRLNVISIKISPLRERRGDILLLFKYFIKQTAKNGDKLLENIDPLVIEYLTKYNWYGNVRELQNVVERIIHIVTDEHIEVAHLPDNILKTRVPSIDKIVSMSEQGITIKDIVEEKKKIQEEQEANKILKLFKEHKGNISQIARAMDISRSTLYRKMKKYKIEKGV, from the coding sequence GTGAAGAGTAGTCACATGACAAAAGCCCTTATAGCAGGAATAAATATGGAAGAATGGTTTATGCAATCAGAGATACTTAAAATGCTAGAAAAAAAGATGATATTTTTTGTTTTGTATAAAGATCAATTTGTTTATATGAATGCTTTCTTTGAGAAAAGACTTGGATATACAAAAGAGGAATTAATCCATAGAAGGTTTGAAGATTTTGTGGATGAGGATTTTAAAGATATTTTTAAAGAACATAGAAATAATGGAGAATTTCACCCTACTAAAATATATAAAAAAAGTGGCGAAGAAATATGGTTAGATGCAAGTGTGAAGAGGGTAAAAGTAAAAGAAAAAGAAATGATGATGGTTGTAGCTTGTGAAATAACAGAATTCGTAGAGATGAAAGAAAAATTAAAGATAAAGGAAGAAAAATATTATGATATATTAAATACTCAGACGGAGTTAATTGTTCGTACCACAATGGATCATATATATGTTTTTGTGAATGATGGTTATTGTGATTATTTTGGAATACAGCGAGAAAATTTAATAGGTAAAAAGAAATTTTCTCATATTTTTAAGAAAGACTATAAAAAAATAGAAGAAGCATTAGGTTTAGCAACTATTGAGAATCCTTTTATAAATGTAGAAGCTAGAGGCATTAGAAGAGATGGAACGTTGGCTTGGATAGAATGGACAGGATGTGTATTCTACAATGAATTGGGTCAAGCTGTAGAGTATCAAGGAGTAGGAAGAGATATTACAGAAAAGAAAAAAGCGGAGGAGCAACTAAAGAAACTTCAAAATGAATTAGAAATAGAAATCGAAAAAAGGACATCTCAACTGAATAAAGTCAACAAAGAATTAACCCTAATAAATAGCTATATGAATAGTATTTTGATGCATATGTCAGAAGGGGTAGTAGTTGTTGATGAATTAGGAAATATTAAAAAATTAAACTGGGTTCTTGATAAAAAATGGAATCCTTGTATAAAAGAAATAAAAGAATATTTGAAAATGATTATTTTAGAAGGGAAAAATAATGATATTTATCAAATGTTAAAAGAAAAAAAATCCTTTTATGGGTCTGAATTGACTATCCCAACAGCAAAAGGGAATTTACAGTTTTTTATATCTGGTGATCCTATAGATAATTTTGAAGATCATGTGAATAGAGGAGTGATTGTATTTCGCCCTATTCAACAAATTCATGAGCTAGTAAACCGTTTCAGTGGTGCTCAAGCTAGGTTTAAATTTTGTGATATTATCACCCAAGATAAAAAAATGCTACAAACAGTAGAACTTGCTGCTAGAGCAGCTTTAGGAGAAGGCAGTATTTTAATACAAGGGGAGAGTGGTACAGGGAAAGAATTGTTTGCTCAAGCTATTCATAATCATAGTAGACGTGTCAGTGGACCTTTTGTGGCAGTTAATTGTGGAGCTATTCCCAGAGATTTAATTGGTAGTGAATTGTTTGGCTATGAAGAAGGAGCTTTTACAGGAGCTAAGAGGGGTGGTAAACCAGGTAAATTTGAATTAGCTAAAGGTGGGACCCTCTTTTTAGATGAAATAGGAGATATGCCCTTTGAACAGCAGGTAGCACTTTTGCGAGTTATTCAAGAGAAAAAAATTATGCGTATAGGAGGAGAACAAGAGATTCCTATAGATGTACGTATTATTTGTGCTACCAATAAAAATTTATTGGAAGCCATAAAGGATGGACGTTTTAGGAAGGATTTATATTATCGGTTAAATGTTATTTCTATTAAAATTTCGCCATTGAGAGAACGGCGTGGAGATATTCTTTTGTTGTTTAAATATTTTATAAAACAAACAGCTAAAAATGGAGATAAGCTTTTGGAAAATATAGATCCATTGGTAATAGAATATTTGACTAAATATAATTGGTATGGGAATGTTCGTGAATTGCAAAATGTTGTAGAAAGAATTATACATATTGTAACTGACGAGCATATAGAAGTAGCACATTTACCAGATAATATTTTGAAAACTCGTGTTCCTAGTATAGATAAGATAGTTTCTATGTCAGAACAAGGCATAACTATTAAGGATATTGTAGAAGAGAAAAAAAAGATACAAGAAGAGCAAGAGGCTAATAAAATTCTGAAACTTTTTAAGGAACATAAAGGAAATATTAGCCAGATTGCTAGAGCCATGGATATTTCTCGTAGTACTCTTTATCGAAAAATGAAGAAATATAAGATTGAAAAAGGCGTGTAG